A portion of the Clostridium cylindrosporum DSM 605 genome contains these proteins:
- the pheA gene encoding prephenate dehydratase — protein sequence MSDLKEIRDEIDRIDNEIIKLFQDRMDTVIKVAEYKKKNNLEVLNRKREEQVIENHLSKIEKVEYKKEVEKFLNSVMEISRQAQRKFLIGDIDNTSSFILEDKSIEITKDTVVGFQGVKGSYSEEALYVYFGNKVKTKAVAEFEDLFKELNDNKIDYGVIPIENSSTGGVLEVYDLLSKYDFSMVGEMCIKINHSLIATSDATFDTITEVYSHPQGLSQCSEFLNGFRWRRVPYTNTAKSVELVKDSASTSIAAIGSKRAADIYGLKVLKENINTNKTNTTRFLIVSRKPYIDEACNKISIVFSIDHRVGSLYNVLKYFAENEVNMLKIESRPIKERPWEYVFYIDFEGNITNPKVKIALESIKDNTNYFRLLGNYKKCEGYCNL from the coding sequence ATGTCAGATTTAAAAGAAATCAGAGATGAGATAGACAGAATAGATAATGAGATTATAAAGCTTTTTCAAGACAGAATGGACACCGTTATAAAGGTAGCAGAGTACAAGAAGAAAAATAACTTAGAGGTTTTAAATAGAAAAAGAGAAGAACAAGTCATAGAGAATCATCTAAGTAAAATTGAAAAAGTAGAATATAAAAAAGAAGTTGAAAAATTCCTAAATTCAGTGATGGAAATAAGTAGACAAGCTCAAAGAAAGTTTCTTATAGGAGATATCGATAATACAAGTAGTTTTATATTAGAAGATAAATCAATAGAAATTACAAAGGATACAGTTGTAGGTTTTCAAGGTGTTAAGGGTTCTTACAGTGAAGAAGCTTTATATGTTTACTTTGGAAATAAAGTTAAGACAAAGGCTGTAGCTGAATTCGAAGATCTTTTTAAAGAATTAAATGATAACAAGATTGATTATGGAGTTATTCCAATAGAAAACTCTTCAACAGGTGGAGTCCTTGAGGTATATGACCTTTTAAGTAAGTATGACTTTAGCATGGTTGGAGAAATGTGCATTAAAATAAACCATAGCCTAATAGCTACAAGTGATGCAACATTTGATACTATAACTGAAGTTTATTCACATCCACAGGGACTTAGTCAATGTAGTGAATTTTTAAATGGGTTTAGATGGAGAAGAGTTCCATATACAAATACAGCAAAAAGTGTAGAGTTAGTTAAAGATAGTGCATCAACTTCAATTGCTGCAATAGGAAGTAAAAGAGCTGCAGATATATATGGACTAAAGGTGTTAAAGGAAAATATTAATACTAACAAAACAAATACAACAAGATTCCTAATAGTATCAAGAAAGCCTTATATAGATGAAGCTTGTAATAAAATAAGTATAGTATTTTCAATAGATCATAGAGTTGGATCTTTATACAATGTGCTTAAGTACTTCGCAGAAAATGAAGTAAATATGCTTAAAATAGAGTCAAGGCCTATAAAGGAAAGACCTTGGGAATATGTTTTCTATATAGACTTTGAAGGAAATATTACAAACCCTAAGGTGAAAATTGCACTTGAAAGTATAAAGGATAATACAAATTACTTTAGATTACTTGGTAACTATAAAAAGTGTGAAGGTTATTGTAATTTATAA
- the aroC gene encoding chorismate synthase, protein MSSMLGRKIKISVFGESHGAAIGVVIDSLPAGFEIDLDKVNFEMSRRAPGKSKLTTGRQEKDQYEIVSGFFEGKTTGTPLCSMIRNSDTRSGDYSLLKDIVRPGHADLTGKMRYLGANDYRGGGHFSGRLTAPIVFAGAVAKQILEKRGIHIGSHILSLAGVKDKEFDPINVNIDDIKNLKNMTLPLLDPTVEEKMKDEVLKARENLDSVGGIIETVVLNMPGGIGSPIFDSVESVIASGMFSVPAVKGVEFGRGFDIASMKGSEANDEYYLDNGEIKTYSNNNGGILGGITSGAPILFKVAIKPTPSISRPQRSVNVSTMEDTNLEIVGRHDPCILPRAAVVVEAVTALCILDLLAVEEV, encoded by the coding sequence ATGAGCTCGATGCTAGGTAGAAAAATTAAAATATCTGTTTTTGGTGAATCTCATGGAGCAGCTATAGGTGTTGTAATTGATTCACTTCCAGCAGGCTTTGAAATAGATCTTGATAAAGTGAACTTTGAAATGAGTAGACGTGCTCCAGGAAAAAGTAAGTTAACTACTGGAAGACAAGAAAAGGATCAATATGAAATAGTAAGTGGATTCTTTGAGGGGAAAACAACAGGAACACCACTTTGTTCAATGATAAGAAATTCAGATACAAGATCAGGTGATTATAGTTTACTTAAAGATATAGTAAGACCAGGACATGCAGACCTTACAGGTAAAATGAGATATCTTGGGGCAAATGACTATAGAGGAGGAGGTCACTTTTCAGGTAGACTTACTGCACCTATAGTATTTGCTGGGGCAGTAGCAAAACAAATCCTAGAAAAAAGAGGAATACATATAGGAAGTCATATCTTATCTCTAGCTGGAGTTAAGGATAAGGAATTTGATCCTATAAATGTAAATATAGATGATATTAAGAATCTAAAGAATATGACTCTTCCTCTACTTGACCCTACAGTTGAAGAAAAGATGAAGGATGAAGTTCTTAAGGCTAGGGAAAACCTAGATTCAGTTGGCGGTATAATTGAAACAGTTGTTTTAAATATGCCAGGTGGAATCGGAAGCCCTATATTCGACTCTGTTGAAAGTGTAATAGCTAGTGGAATGTTTTCAGTACCAGCTGTTAAGGGAGTTGAGTTTGGACGTGGATTCGATATAGCCAGTATGAAGGGTTCAGAAGCAAATGATGAGTATTATTTAGATAATGGAGAAATAAAGACTTATTCTAATAATAATGGTGGAATACTTGGAGGAATCACTAGTGGGGCACCTATATTATTTAAGGTTGCAATTAAGCCAACACCTTCAATTTCAAGACCTCAAAGAAGTGTTAACGTTAGCACAATGGAGGACACTAATCTTGAGATTGTAGGTAGACATGATCCTTGTATTCTACCAAGAGCTGCAGTTGTTGTTGAAGCTGTAACAGCATTATGCATACTAGACTTACTAGCTGTGGAAGAAGTTTAG
- the aroA gene encoding 3-phosphoshikimate 1-carboxyvinyltransferase yields MSRVKITPKSLTGTVTIPPSKSLSHRAIICAALANGESSVDNIIFSDDIIATSKAMESLGVKMNMKDSSIEIQGNDSLKLVNPEIDCIESGSTLRFIIPIALLTSEEVTFKGRGRLTTRPLTTYYNIFDKEGITYDTRSGLPLKVKGSLKPSVYEVEGNISSQFITGLMFTLPLLNGDSSIKIIGELESKGYVDLTIDVLKQYGVEIQNNNYEEFIIKGNQKYKAQNYRVEGDYSQVAFFIVAGLLGGEITCLDMRADSLQGDREIIDIVRTMGGRVDVLEDKIIVYPSKTHGATIDASQCPDLVPIIATLAALSEGETRIINAARVRIKESDRLEAMRSELNKIGADVKETPDGLVIKGKFLLDGGVVDGWNDHRIVMAMAMASIRCTSDLIIEGSEAIKKSYPTFFEDFRKLGGKVDELDAR; encoded by the coding sequence TTGAGTAGAGTAAAAATAACCCCTAAAAGTTTAACAGGGACAGTTACTATTCCTCCATCTAAGAGTCTTTCACATAGAGCAATAATATGTGCAGCTCTTGCAAATGGAGAAAGTTCTGTTGATAACATAATATTTTCAGATGATATAATAGCAACTTCTAAGGCTATGGAAAGTCTAGGAGTAAAGATGAACATGAAGGATAGTAGTATAGAAATACAAGGAAATGATAGTCTAAAGCTTGTTAATCCAGAAATAGACTGTATAGAATCTGGTTCAACACTTAGATTTATTATACCGATAGCTCTTTTAACTTCAGAAGAAGTAACTTTTAAGGGGAGGGGTAGACTTACTACTAGACCACTAACTACCTATTATAATATCTTTGATAAAGAAGGTATAACATACGATACCCGAAGTGGCCTTCCTTTAAAGGTTAAGGGAAGTCTTAAGCCATCTGTATATGAGGTAGAGGGAAATATTAGCTCTCAATTTATTACAGGGCTTATGTTTACACTTCCTCTTCTTAATGGTGATTCCTCCATTAAGATTATAGGGGAGCTTGAATCAAAGGGATATGTAGATCTTACAATTGATGTTTTAAAGCAATATGGAGTAGAGATACAAAATAATAATTATGAAGAATTTATTATTAAAGGGAACCAAAAGTATAAAGCTCAAAACTATAGAGTTGAGGGAGATTACTCACAGGTGGCATTCTTCATAGTTGCAGGACTTCTTGGAGGAGAGATTACTTGTCTAGACATGAGAGCCGATTCTCTTCAAGGAGATAGAGAGATTATAGATATTGTTCGTACTATGGGAGGACGTGTAGATGTACTTGAAGATAAGATAATTGTTTATCCAAGTAAAACTCATGGAGCAACTATTGATGCATCACAATGTCCAGACCTTGTTCCTATAATTGCAACACTTGCGGCATTAAGTGAAGGAGAAACTAGAATCATAAATGCAGCAAGAGTTAGAATTAAGGAGTCAGATAGATTAGAAGCTATGAGAAGTGAACTTAACAAAATAGGAGCAGATGTTAAGGAAACTCCAGATGGACTTGTTATTAAGGGTAAGTTTTTACTTGATGGTGGAGTAGTTGATGGATGGAATGACCATAGAATAGTAATGGCTATGGCTATGGCATCTATTAGATGTACATCAGATTTAATTATAGAGGGTAGTGAAGCAATTAAAAAATCATACCCAACATTCTTTGAAGACTTTAGAAAACTTGGAGGAAAAGTTGATGAGCTCGATGCTAGGTAG
- the aroB gene encoding 3-dehydroquinate synthase: MYKLGVRLFDHSYPIYIEKGLFDEIGSYIKDVAKTKKISIVTDSNVDRLYGEKLVDILQKEGFNIKKIVVEPGEKSKSFATFERVLNEMLDFSMTRSDLIIAFGGGVVGDLTGFVASSLLRGVDFVQIPTTLLSQVDSSVGGKVAINTNYGKNLVGAFYQPVGVYIDPNLLKTLDQRYLADGMAEVIKYGCIKDKNLFYDLLSYSEKEFDKNIEKIIYTCCNIKRIVVEKDEKDTGDRMLLNFGHTIGHAIEKYFNYESFTHGEAVALGMYMITKTAETLGDTSMGTSEVIKEILRKYSLPVLIDLKDRDKVLNAIGLDKKNIGKSLNIILLKEVGQSYIKKIQLEEIEKYIEFN; encoded by the coding sequence ATGTATAAGTTAGGTGTTAGGCTATTTGACCATAGCTATCCTATTTATATAGAAAAGGGGCTATTTGATGAAATTGGAAGCTATATTAAAGATGTAGCTAAAACTAAAAAGATATCAATAGTAACTGATTCTAACGTAGATAGACTTTATGGAGAAAAGTTAGTTGATATTCTTCAAAAAGAAGGCTTTAATATTAAGAAAATAGTTGTTGAGCCAGGTGAGAAAAGTAAATCATTTGCTACATTTGAGAGAGTTCTAAACGAAATGCTTGATTTTTCAATGACTAGAAGTGATCTTATTATAGCTTTTGGTGGTGGGGTTGTAGGTGATTTAACAGGATTTGTTGCATCATCACTACTTCGTGGAGTTGACTTCGTACAGATTCCAACTACACTTTTGTCACAGGTTGATAGTTCTGTAGGTGGAAAGGTTGCTATAAATACTAATTATGGTAAGAATCTAGTTGGGGCTTTTTATCAACCAGTTGGAGTATATATAGACCCAAATCTTTTAAAGACATTAGACCAAAGATATCTTGCTGATGGTATGGCAGAGGTTATTAAATATGGATGTATTAAGGATAAGAATTTATTCTATGACCTTTTAAGCTATAGTGAAAAAGAATTTGATAAAAATATTGAAAAGATTATATATACTTGCTGCAATATTAAAAGAATCGTTGTTGAAAAGGATGAAAAGGATACAGGAGATAGAATGCTTCTAAACTTTGGTCATACAATAGGTCACGCTATAGAAAAATACTTTAATTATGAGTCATTTACCCATGGAGAAGCAGTCGCACTTGGAATGTATATGATAACAAAAACTGCAGAAACATTAGGTGATACATCAATGGGTACATCTGAGGTAATTAAGGAGATACTTAGAAAGTACTCGCTTCCAGTTTTAATTGATTTAAAGGATAGGGATAAGGTACTTAATGCAATAGGTCTAGATAAGAAAAACATAGGAAAGTCTTTGAATATAATACTTTTAAAGGAAGTCGGACAATCATATATTAAGAAGATTCAACTAGAAGAAATCGAAAAGTATATAGAATTTAACTAG
- a CDS encoding prephenate dehydrogenase — MLQDFRLNVCIVGLGLIGSSYARALKKFTKGKVIGLDISEETIKLAVEKNIIDEGYIDPGLALKNADIVILAVYPDLTEKFVIENMDIFKKGAVITDSAGIKGSIINTINKALRDDLDFVGGHPMAGKEGSGLENGCDSIFKGANYLITPTKRNREDSIVIVEDIARAIGCKNIVRISPEEHDRIIAYTSHLPHILAVALVNSDILNKDTSLFVAGSFRDATRVADINAGLWTELIMQNKEYVIEQLSIFESNIAELKNFIASGDNSSVYSKLEEARDKKRGIKIYV, encoded by the coding sequence ATGTTGCAGGACTTTAGATTAAACGTATGTATAGTTGGACTAGGACTTATAGGAAGCTCATATGCAAGGGCGCTTAAAAAGTTTACAAAGGGTAAGGTTATAGGACTAGATATAAGCGAAGAAACAATAAAACTTGCAGTAGAAAAAAATATTATAGATGAAGGTTACATTGATCCGGGTCTTGCATTAAAGAATGCAGATATAGTAATTCTAGCAGTATATCCTGACCTAACAGAAAAATTCGTTATCGAGAATATGGATATCTTCAAAAAGGGAGCTGTAATAACCGATAGTGCAGGTATTAAAGGGTCAATAATAAATACCATAAATAAAGCTTTAAGAGATGATTTAGATTTTGTAGGAGGCCATCCTATGGCAGGAAAAGAAGGTTCTGGACTTGAAAATGGCTGTGATAGTATATTTAAAGGTGCAAATTACCTTATAACTCCAACAAAGAGAAATCGAGAAGATAGTATAGTAATAGTTGAGGATATTGCTAGAGCTATAGGGTGTAAAAATATAGTTAGAATATCCCCAGAAGAACATGATAGAATAATAGCTTATACAAGTCATCTTCCACATATTCTTGCTGTAGCATTAGTAAATAGTGATATACTAAATAAAGACACTTCTTTATTTGTAGCTGGAAGTTTTAGAGATGCTACAAGAGTTGCGGATATTAATGCAGGGCTTTGGACAGAGCTTATTATGCAAAATAAAGAATATGTAATAGAACAGCTTAGTATATTTGAAAGTAACATAGCTGAACTAAAGAACTTTATTGCATCAGGAGATAATAGTTCTGTATACTCAAAGCTTGAGGAAGCTAGAGATAAAAAAAGGGGGATTAAGATTTATGTATAA
- the aroF gene encoding 3-deoxy-7-phosphoheptulonate synthase, protein MIVVIKPQTTKEEIMKLKEKLESPLCSVQIIEGVSQTILGIVGDTSTIDASVIQQNKCVEKILRVQESYKRANRAFHPEDTVIKVGDAQIGGDKFCIMAGPCSVESESQIVEIAKSVKASGATILRGGAFKPRTSPYAFQGLGMEGLDLLNIAKKETGLPIITEVMTTKYVEAVAENADIIQIGARNMQNFDLLKEVGKTRKPVLLKRGLSATIEELLMSAEYIMSEGNEQVILCERGIRTFENFTRNTLDLSAIPAIKKLSHLPVVVDPSHAAGLNWMVEPLSKAAVAVGADGLIIEVHNDPANALCDGKQSIRPEEFESLVKSLKGIAEINGKRI, encoded by the coding sequence ATGATAGTAGTAATTAAACCACAAACAACAAAGGAAGAAATTATGAAACTAAAAGAAAAATTAGAATCACCTTTATGCTCAGTTCAAATAATTGAAGGTGTATCACAAACTATACTAGGAATTGTTGGTGACACAAGTACTATAGATGCTAGTGTAATACAACAAAATAAATGTGTTGAAAAAATATTAAGAGTACAAGAATCATACAAGAGAGCTAATAGAGCATTTCACCCAGAGGATACAGTTATAAAGGTTGGAGATGCACAAATCGGGGGAGATAAATTCTGCATAATGGCAGGACCATGTTCAGTTGAGTCAGAAAGTCAAATCGTTGAAATAGCAAAGTCAGTTAAAGCATCAGGTGCTACAATTCTTCGTGGTGGAGCATTTAAGCCAAGAACATCACCATACGCTTTCCAAGGTCTTGGAATGGAGGGGCTTGACCTACTTAATATAGCAAAGAAGGAAACAGGACTTCCAATAATCACAGAAGTTATGACAACTAAATATGTTGAAGCTGTTGCTGAAAACGCAGATATTATTCAAATAGGTGCAAGAAATATGCAAAACTTCGATCTTCTTAAGGAAGTTGGTAAGACTAGAAAGCCAGTTCTACTAAAAAGAGGTCTTTCAGCTACTATAGAAGAACTTTTAATGTCAGCTGAATACATTATGTCAGAGGGTAATGAACAAGTTATTCTTTGTGAAAGAGGAATAAGAACATTTGAAAACTTCACAAGAAATACATTAGATTTAAGTGCAATACCAGCTATTAAAAAGCTTAGCCACTTACCAGTAGTAGTTGATCCAAGCCACGCAGCAGGACTAAACTGGATGGTAGAACCACTAAGTAAGGCAGCAGTTGCAGTTGGAGCAGATGGATTAATAATCGAAGTTCATAACGATCCTGCTAATGCACTATGTGATGGAAAGCAATCAATAAGACCAGAGGAATTTGAAAGTCTTGTTAAGTCACTAAAAGGAATTGCTGAAATAAATGGTAAGAGAATATAG
- a CDS encoding SdpI family protein has protein sequence MIYIVYLISGIIFIIAGLVLRYFPPKSINGVIGYRTSMAIKNKETWDEAQRYGGNSMIVFGIINFIIAAFTYRIHALSNEVFQIMFLIVGSIVVIIIVEVHMKKMFNKDGSRK, from the coding sequence GTGATTTATATAGTATATTTAATATCAGGAATAATTTTTATTATAGCAGGGCTTGTATTAAGATATTTTCCACCTAAAAGTATAAATGGGGTTATTGGATATAGAACCTCAATGGCTATTAAAAATAAGGAAACTTGGGATGAAGCACAAAGATATGGTGGGAATAGTATGATCGTATTTGGAATAATTAACTTCATTATTGCAGCATTTACTTACAGGATTCATGCTCTAAGTAATGAAGTATTCCAAATAATGTTTTTAATTGTTGGTTCTATAGTTGTGATTATTATCGTAGAAGTCCATATGAAAAAAATGTTTAATAAAGATGGAAGTAGAAAATAA
- the leuS gene encoding leucine--tRNA ligase: MPYSVETDKKWQQKWDETKLYEFDKSKADKKLYCLEMFSYPSGAKLHAGHWYNYGPTDTWARFKRMQGYSVFQPMGFDAFGLPAENYAIKTGVHPHDSTMKNIETMEKQLREMGAMFNWENELVTCLPDYYKWTQWIFLKLFEAGLAYRKEAPVNWCPSCSTVLANEQVLDGECERCSSEVTKKNLTQWFFNITKYADELLEKLDELDWPDMTKKVQKNWIGRSEGAEIEFSVENLDIKFNVFTTRADTLYGVTYVVLAPESPIVDSITTPAQKDAVENYKEEAKKQSEIERMSTSKEKTGVFTGSFAIHPLTGEKVEIWISDYVLATYGTGCVMAVPAHDERDYEFATKFNLPIKRVVESAKGEETTLPYTEYGTLVNSEEFNGMTSADARVNIVKKAESINKGELKVNYRLRDWLVSRQRYWGCPIPIIHCDDCGTVPVPEEQLPVELPYNVEFTPDGESPLKKSEEFVNVVCPKCGKPAKREADTLDTFVCSSWYYLRYPDNKNSEKAFDTEWINKMLPVDKYVGGPEHAAMHLLYARFFTKALRDLGYLNFDEPFKSLVHQGIILGPDGNKMSKSKGNVISPDDYVSEYGSDVFRMYLMFGFGYSEGGPWNVDGIKAMSRFASRIERFVERYLELKSEGTTKSDIAKDEKELNLVLHTAIKGVLDDTDKFQFNTALARLMELVNALYKYDTDTEVKNVEFLGGVIKDLIKLLAPFAPHLAEELWEQIGGSYSVFNESLPEFDESALVRDTIELGVQINGKVKGKIEASSSASDEEIQKIALNDDKIKEFIADKEVKKVIVIKGRLVNIVVK; this comes from the coding sequence ATGCCATACTCAGTAGAAACAGATAAAAAGTGGCAACAAAAATGGGACGAAACTAAATTATATGAATTTGACAAGTCAAAGGCAGATAAAAAACTTTATTGTCTTGAAATGTTTTCATATCCATCAGGAGCAAAGCTTCATGCGGGACATTGGTATAACTACGGACCAACAGACACATGGGCAAGATTTAAGAGAATGCAAGGATATTCAGTATTTCAGCCAATGGGATTTGACGCATTTGGTCTTCCAGCTGAGAACTATGCTATAAAAACAGGGGTACATCCTCATGACTCTACAATGAAGAACATAGAAACTATGGAGAAGCAGCTAAGAGAAATGGGAGCTATGTTTAATTGGGAAAACGAATTAGTTACTTGTCTTCCAGATTATTATAAGTGGACTCAATGGATATTCCTAAAACTATTTGAAGCAGGACTTGCATATAGAAAGGAAGCTCCAGTTAACTGGTGTCCTAGCTGTAGTACTGTTCTTGCTAACGAGCAAGTTCTAGATGGTGAGTGTGAAAGATGTTCAAGTGAAGTTACTAAGAAAAATCTTACACAATGGTTTTTCAACATTACTAAGTATGCAGATGAACTACTAGAAAAATTAGATGAACTAGACTGGCCTGATATGACTAAAAAGGTTCAAAAGAACTGGATAGGAAGAAGTGAAGGGGCAGAAATTGAGTTTTCAGTAGAGAATTTAGATATTAAATTCAACGTATTTACAACAAGAGCAGATACTCTTTATGGGGTAACATATGTTGTACTTGCACCAGAGAGCCCAATAGTTGATAGTATAACAACTCCTGCTCAAAAGGATGCGGTTGAAAACTATAAAGAAGAAGCTAAAAAGCAATCAGAAATAGAAAGAATGTCCACTTCTAAGGAAAAGACAGGAGTATTTACAGGGTCTTTTGCTATTCATCCTCTAACAGGTGAAAAGGTAGAAATTTGGATTTCAGACTATGTTCTAGCAACTTATGGAACAGGATGTGTTATGGCAGTTCCTGCACATGATGAGAGAGATTATGAGTTTGCAACTAAGTTTAACCTACCTATTAAGAGAGTTGTAGAATCAGCTAAGGGAGAAGAAACTACTCTTCCATATACTGAATACGGAACACTTGTAAATAGTGAAGAATTCAATGGAATGACATCAGCTGATGCAAGAGTAAATATTGTTAAAAAGGCTGAAAGCATAAATAAGGGTGAATTAAAGGTAAATTATAGACTACGTGATTGGCTAGTATCAAGACAAAGATACTGGGGATGTCCAATTCCAATAATCCACTGTGATGATTGTGGAACAGTTCCAGTGCCAGAGGAGCAACTACCAGTTGAACTTCCATACAATGTTGAATTTACACCAGATGGTGAATCACCACTTAAAAAGTCTGAGGAGTTTGTTAATGTTGTTTGTCCTAAGTGTGGAAAGCCAGCTAAGAGAGAAGCAGACACACTAGATACATTTGTATGTTCATCATGGTATTATCTAAGATATCCAGATAACAAAAATAGTGAAAAGGCATTTGACACTGAATGGATTAACAAGATGCTTCCAGTAGATAAGTATGTAGGTGGACCAGAACATGCTGCAATGCACTTACTATATGCTAGATTCTTTACTAAGGCTCTTCGTGACCTTGGATACCTTAACTTTGATGAACCATTTAAATCACTTGTTCATCAAGGAATCATCCTAGGGCCAGACGGAAATAAAATGAGTAAATCAAAGGGAAATGTAATATCACCTGATGATTATGTTAGTGAATATGGATCAGACGTATTTAGAATGTACCTAATGTTTGGATTCGGATACTCAGAGGGAGGTCCATGGAACGTAGATGGTATTAAGGCTATGAGCAGATTTGCTTCAAGAATTGAAAGATTCGTAGAAAGATATCTTGAGCTAAAATCAGAGGGAACTACTAAATCAGATATAGCTAAGGATGAAAAGGAACTTAACCTAGTTCTTCATACAGCAATTAAGGGAGTACTAGATGATACGGATAAGTTCCAATTTAACACAGCACTTGCAAGACTTATGGAGCTTGTAAATGCACTTTATAAGTATGATACTGATACAGAGGTTAAGAATGTAGAATTCCTAGGAGGAGTTATTAAGGACCTTATAAAACTTCTAGCACCATTTGCACCACATTTAGCAGAGGAACTTTGGGAGCAAATAGGAGGAAGTTACTCAGTATTTAACGAATCACTACCTGAATTTGATGAATCAGCACTAGTTCGTGATACTATAGAACTAGGAGTTCAAATCAATGGTAAGGTTAAAGGGAAAATAGAAGCTTCAAGCTCAGCATCAGATGAAGAAATACAAAAGATAGCTTTAAATGATGATAAGATAAAGGAATTTATCGCAGATAAGGAAGTTAAAAAGGTAATAGTTATTAAGGGAAGACTTGTAAATATAGTTGTGAAGTAA